Proteins co-encoded in one Halorussus lipolyticus genomic window:
- a CDS encoding DUF7344 domain-containing protein: MTETHLSATTMFDLLKDRRRRYLLYALDQDPDPVVTLDELTRKVLDWEGRMNAGVGEVTAELETQIRVSLHHNHLPKMASIGLLEYDAQSKTVRKRSSPSVVAFMESHQDEVPHLRSLFCTSATS, encoded by the coding sequence ATGACAGAGACACACCTCTCGGCGACGACCATGTTCGACCTGTTGAAGGACCGACGACGACGGTACCTCCTCTACGCTCTCGACCAAGACCCCGACCCAGTCGTGACCCTCGACGAACTCACTCGGAAAGTTCTCGATTGGGAAGGGCGGATGAACGCCGGCGTCGGGGAGGTAACTGCCGAACTGGAGACCCAGATTCGCGTCTCGCTCCATCACAACCACCTGCCGAAGATGGCGAGCATCGGCCTGCTTGAGTACGACGCCCAGAGCAAGACCGTCCGCAAGCGGAGTTCTCCCTCGGTCGTCGCGTTCATGGAAAGCCATCAGGACGAGGTACCGCACCTCCGGTCGCTGTTCTGCACCTCGGCGACGAGTTGA
- a CDS encoding ATP-binding protein codes for MDPTDDAFFREAKSQIRTLGDGLLALERDDEEASVAELFRVAHSLKGSCRTHGLGEAGDLAHVLEDVLDAIRGGEVEPTPELVDAALETVDLLEATVRDAAVGSGVDGDPEEAGESLRETLDRARAESSADTAPPADSARSESADSGDDWDPADADLSDDVVEALEESSEFDDLDSLLDGMDDPEGDDEELDGWGMLGEDAGEDESADDQRDEPQEAATPDEPSSFFERTKAEIESGDESIDALQDDIDSVEFGEFDDEDTYTIEELIELEPDEEAAGEPAADESAEAVEAAGEPAADESAEAVEAAGEPAADESAEAVEADAEVSADESAEELEVAGESTDDETDSANSTIVSDNSTTSEDTSIDVSGGAGIVSEPDDETDSDDADSSESVAADDPLGLADGDSVGGDESVEDGATPDDPDEASDEETGTFVFGEPEDDTPPETADPDDSSTGTESVSDDVPDADSLPDTDPLPDADSLTDAVPDSDSMPDEDLGVDLSGDFDGMGDDLSGEAETGMDVSVDEEMEAFESRFGDLLGEAPTGDDDEGAVFRSAVSTIEESSLDADQFPTADAAAPGETGEFDRLQAMTVDVDTADRLLDVAEELSLSHLRLDEAVTPETDEAIREEVSNLLRIVTDYRRTVMDVRLMALETAIETIPRTVRDVARAQDKAVSVAVDDADVELDRSIIDRLRDPLVHLARNAVDHGIEPPDEREKAGKPREGTVEISAERVGDEVVIELSDDGRGVDPEAVREQAVERGVVSPAEADRLSDSETYDLLFEPGFTTTDEVTDVSGRGVGMDVVNRTVADLNGTVTVESELGAGTTVRLTVPVSIALTEVLFVEVEGRTFGIPMTAVEQITPTPPVETVDGREVVRRSDLDLVGGLPEGVEAEDAYPHVDLREALELSQANGKEAPGAPDDQIVWIRAETGRRAVRCDRVVASQEVVVRPYGDLLRDVPGVSGATTLGDGRAVNVLDTESL; via the coding sequence ATGGACCCGACTGACGACGCCTTCTTTCGGGAGGCCAAGTCCCAGATTCGAACCTTGGGCGACGGCCTGCTGGCACTCGAACGCGACGACGAGGAGGCCTCTGTCGCCGAGTTATTCCGAGTCGCCCACTCGCTCAAGGGGTCGTGTCGGACCCACGGCCTCGGCGAGGCCGGGGACCTCGCTCACGTCCTCGAAGACGTGCTGGACGCGATTCGGGGCGGCGAGGTCGAACCGACGCCGGAGCTGGTAGACGCGGCGCTGGAGACGGTGGACCTGCTGGAGGCGACGGTCCGGGACGCCGCGGTCGGAAGCGGCGTGGACGGCGACCCCGAGGAGGCCGGCGAATCGCTCCGCGAGACGCTGGACCGAGCGCGCGCCGAATCGTCCGCCGACACCGCTCCGCCTGCCGATTCCGCTCGGTCGGAATCGGCCGACTCGGGCGACGACTGGGACCCCGCCGACGCCGACCTGAGCGACGATGTAGTCGAAGCCTTGGAGGAGAGTTCGGAGTTCGACGACCTCGACTCGCTCCTCGACGGAATGGACGACCCGGAGGGCGACGACGAGGAGTTAGACGGGTGGGGTATGCTCGGCGAGGACGCAGGCGAGGACGAGTCGGCGGACGACCAGCGCGACGAACCGCAGGAGGCCGCGACGCCCGACGAACCGTCCTCGTTCTTCGAGCGGACCAAGGCCGAAATCGAGTCCGGCGACGAGAGCATCGACGCGCTTCAGGACGACATCGACTCGGTGGAGTTCGGCGAGTTCGACGACGAGGACACCTATACTATCGAGGAGTTAATCGAGTTGGAACCCGACGAGGAGGCCGCCGGCGAACCGGCGGCCGACGAGTCAGCAGAGGCAGTAGAGGCCGCCGGCGAACCGGCGGCCGACGAGTCAGCAGAGGCAGTAGAGGCCGCCGGCGAACCGGCGGCCGACGAGTCAGCAGAGGCAGTAGAGGCCGACGCGGAAGTGTCGGCCGACGAGTCCGCGGAAGAGTTAGAGGTCGCCGGTGAGTCAACAGACGACGAGACCGATTCGGCCAACTCGACAATCGTTTCAGATAACTCGACAACTTCGGAAGACACTTCTATAGATGTTTCGGGTGGTGCTGGAATTGTCTCGGAGCCGGACGACGAGACCGATTCCGACGACGCCGATTCGTCGGAGTCGGTCGCGGCAGACGACCCGCTCGGCCTCGCGGACGGCGATTCGGTCGGGGGCGACGAATCGGTCGAGGACGGCGCGACACCGGACGACCCGGACGAGGCAAGCGACGAGGAGACCGGCACGTTCGTCTTCGGCGAACCCGAGGACGACACCCCACCCGAGACTGCGGACCCGGACGATAGTTCGACCGGGACCGAATCCGTCTCGGACGACGTACCCGACGCCGACTCGCTTCCGGACACCGACCCCCTGCCGGACGCCGATTCGCTCACCGACGCGGTGCCGGACTCCGACTCGATGCCAGACGAGGACCTCGGCGTGGACCTCTCGGGCGACTTCGACGGGATGGGCGACGACCTCTCCGGGGAAGCCGAGACCGGCATGGACGTGTCGGTAGACGAGGAGATGGAGGCCTTCGAATCCCGATTCGGCGACCTCCTCGGCGAGGCACCGACCGGCGACGACGACGAGGGCGCGGTCTTCCGGTCCGCGGTCTCGACCATCGAGGAGAGCAGTCTCGACGCCGACCAGTTCCCGACCGCCGACGCCGCCGCGCCCGGCGAGACCGGCGAGTTCGACCGCCTGCAGGCCATGACCGTGGACGTGGACACGGCCGACAGACTCCTCGACGTCGCCGAGGAGCTATCGCTGTCCCACCTCCGGCTGGACGAGGCAGTCACTCCCGAAACCGACGAGGCGATTCGCGAGGAGGTCTCGAACCTCCTGCGAATCGTGACCGACTACCGCCGGACCGTGATGGACGTGCGACTGATGGCGCTCGAAACCGCCATCGAGACGATTCCCCGGACCGTCCGGGACGTGGCCCGAGCGCAGGACAAAGCGGTCTCGGTCGCGGTGGACGACGCCGACGTGGAACTCGACCGGTCCATCATCGACCGCCTGCGGGACCCGCTGGTTCACCTCGCGCGAAACGCCGTGGACCACGGCATCGAACCGCCCGACGAGCGCGAGAAAGCCGGTAAACCCCGCGAGGGGACCGTCGAAATCTCGGCCGAGCGCGTCGGCGACGAGGTGGTCATCGAACTCTCGGACGACGGCCGAGGAGTAGACCCCGAAGCAGTCCGCGAGCAGGCCGTCGAGCGCGGCGTCGTCTCGCCCGCCGAGGCCGACCGACTCTCCGACTCAGAGACCTACGACCTCCTGTTCGAACCCGGATTCACCACCACCGACGAAGTGACCGACGTGAGCGGTCGGGGCGTCGGCATGGACGTGGTGAACCGGACCGTCGCGGACCTCAACGGCACCGTGACGGTCGAGAGCGAACTCGGCGCGGGAACCACGGTTCGACTCACGGTCCCGGTCTCCATCGCGCTGACCGAAGTCCTGTTCGTGGAAGTCGAGGGCCGGACCTTCGGCATCCCGATGACTGCGGTCGAGCAGATAACCCCCACGCCGCCGGTCGAGACCGTAGACGGTCGTGAGGTGGTCCGGCGCTCGGACTTGGACCTCGTGGGCGGACTGCCCGAGGGCGTCGAGGCCGAGGACGCCTATCCCCACGTTGACCTCCGGGAGGCGCTGGAGTTGTCGCAAGCGAACGGGAAAGAGGCCCCCGGCGCTCCGGACGACCAAATCGTCTGGATTCGGGCCGAGACCGGTCGGCGCGCGGTCCGGTGTGACCGAGTGGTCGCCTCCCAAGAGGTCGTGGTCCGACCCTACGGCGACCTGCTCAGAGACGTGCCCGGCGTCAGCGGCGCGACCACGCTCGGCGACGGACGGGCCGTGAACGTCCTCGACACGGAGTCGCTATGA
- a CDS encoding methyl-accepting chemotaxis protein, whose protein sequence is MSNFPRAFVPTFLRRSHPLKVGLTMVVVGAVTAGGVYATGRFDRTVATAAFGGALVAGFVATLSSWRTAKSLDRLVASADRRADGEDPAFDTARVDCAGRVADSMADTHETLVEEHRARRTADERADSLEATAREYAGVAAETAEGTLDARMNPADNEAMAELATEFNATLSTFEESVADLTRLADEVVTHGQEVAFDAAEVAEGSDGVVSSVEDISAEAGTQTDDLQSATDQMNRLATAVQAVAESTDEVATIAEQTVETGREGREAADRAVSGMNDIENESEETVEAIESLESEVQQVDELIDFIGEIAEQTNMLALNAHIEASRAGEQGAGFAAVANEIKELAERTKEAAADIEERLTRIRRQTDRTVDEVRDTSARIAQQTDSVENAAEALADIADYARETNAGVQEISDATREQADSTEEALEMVEDAAEVSEGIRDEAETVASSADAQTTALSAVSDTAAGLAEQATRLGNALESLDDDYEVASADFEVDATGEPSESDEPEESPADSEAVESIAEDPIADDPVSDDPEPETEDDAVEPDATADEDPTPAEVPEPDGGEVTAEERVGDGPDETVGDDPSDRTESAGGEEA, encoded by the coding sequence ATGTCCAACTTTCCGCGCGCGTTCGTCCCTACTTTCCTCAGGCGAAGCCATCCGCTCAAGGTGGGTCTGACGATGGTCGTCGTGGGGGCGGTCACAGCAGGAGGAGTGTACGCGACCGGGCGATTCGACCGCACGGTCGCCACAGCGGCGTTCGGCGGGGCGCTCGTGGCCGGGTTCGTCGCCACCCTCTCGTCGTGGCGCACCGCCAAATCGCTCGACCGACTGGTCGCCAGCGCAGACCGGCGTGCCGACGGCGAGGACCCCGCCTTCGACACCGCCCGCGTCGATTGCGCTGGTCGGGTCGCCGACTCGATGGCCGACACCCACGAGACGCTGGTCGAGGAGCATCGAGCGCGCCGCACGGCGGACGAGCGCGCCGACTCCCTCGAAGCGACCGCCCGAGAGTATGCTGGGGTCGCGGCCGAAACCGCCGAGGGCACCCTCGACGCCCGAATGAACCCCGCCGACAACGAGGCCATGGCCGAACTCGCTACCGAGTTCAACGCGACCCTCTCGACGTTCGAGGAGTCGGTCGCGGACCTGACGCGCCTCGCCGACGAGGTGGTCACCCACGGCCAAGAAGTCGCGTTCGACGCCGCCGAAGTCGCGGAGGGGAGTGACGGGGTGGTCTCGTCGGTCGAAGACATCTCCGCGGAGGCCGGGACCCAGACCGACGACTTGCAGTCCGCGACCGACCAGATGAACCGCCTCGCCACCGCGGTCCAAGCGGTCGCCGAGTCCACCGACGAGGTGGCGACTATCGCCGAGCAGACCGTCGAGACCGGCAGAGAAGGCCGCGAGGCCGCCGACCGCGCCGTCTCGGGCATGAACGACATCGAGAACGAGTCCGAGGAGACCGTCGAGGCCATCGAGAGTCTGGAATCGGAGGTCCAGCAGGTGGACGAACTCATCGACTTCATCGGCGAAATCGCCGAGCAGACCAACATGCTCGCGCTGAACGCCCACATCGAGGCCTCTCGGGCCGGCGAGCAGGGCGCTGGCTTCGCGGCCGTGGCGAACGAAATCAAGGAACTCGCCGAGCGCACCAAGGAGGCCGCCGCCGACATCGAGGAGCGACTGACCCGCATCCGCAGGCAGACCGACCGCACGGTGGACGAGGTTCGGGACACCAGCGCCCGCATCGCCCAGCAGACCGATTCGGTCGAGAACGCGGCCGAGGCGCTCGCGGACATCGCTGACTACGCCCGAGAGACCAACGCCGGCGTGCAGGAAATCAGCGACGCGACCCGCGAGCAGGCCGACTCGACCGAGGAGGCCCTCGAAATGGTCGAGGACGCCGCCGAAGTCAGTGAGGGCATCCGCGACGAGGCCGAAACCGTCGCGTCCTCGGCAGACGCCCAAACGACCGCGCTCTCGGCAGTCTCGGACACCGCGGCCGGCCTCGCCGAGCAGGCGACCCGCCTCGGCAACGCGCTGGAATCGCTGGACGACGACTACGAAGTCGCCAGCGCCGATTTCGAGGTCGATGCCACGGGCGAACCCTCGGAGTCCGACGAACCCGAGGAGTCGCCGGCGGATTCCGAGGCGGTCGAATCGATTGCCGAGGACCCGATTGCTGATGACCCGGTTTCCGACGACCCGGAACCCGAAACCGAAGACGACGCCGTAGAACCGGACGCCACCGCGGACGAGGACCCGACGCCCGCCGAGGTGCCGGAACCCGACGGCGGGGAAGTGACCGCCGAGGAGCGAGTCGGCGACGGCCCCGACGAGACGGTCGGCGACGACCCGAGCGACCGCACCGAATCCGCCGGCGGCGAGGAGGCCTGA
- a CDS encoding chemotaxis protein CheD — protein MKTYEGGPDEPDRNRRFVGVSEYEVVSEGETLVAYGLGACVGLAIYDPENGVGGLAHSMLPRQSEGDGTSEGKYVDAAVETMLREAVSAGASYAGLEGYVVGGSDLLDLQQLPREVSDNNVATAREEFADLDVPIEGEDVGGSRGRTVEFDTETGELQVVTAYDPEPTILRAGDDADLD, from the coding sequence ATGAAGACCTACGAGGGCGGTCCCGACGAACCCGACCGCAACCGGCGCTTCGTCGGCGTCTCGGAGTACGAGGTGGTTTCCGAGGGCGAGACGCTGGTCGCTTACGGTCTCGGGGCCTGCGTCGGCCTCGCTATCTACGACCCCGAGAACGGCGTCGGCGGACTGGCCCACTCGATGCTCCCGCGCCAGTCCGAGGGCGACGGCACCAGCGAGGGCAAGTACGTGGACGCCGCCGTCGAGACGATGCTCCGCGAAGCCGTCTCGGCGGGCGCGAGTTACGCCGGACTGGAGGGGTACGTCGTCGGCGGGAGCGACCTGCTGGACCTCCAGCAACTCCCGCGCGAGGTCAGCGACAACAACGTCGCCACCGCCCGCGAGGAGTTCGCAGACTTGGACGTGCCAATCGAAGGCGAGGACGTGGGCGGGAGCAGAGGCCGGACAGTAGAGTTCGACACCGAAACTGGCGAATTGCAGGTCGTGACGGCTTACGACCCGGAACCGACGATTCTGCGAGCAGGCGACGACGCGGACCTTGACTGA
- a CDS encoding TrmB family transcriptional regulator, which translates to MSSSDSHDNRDQAVELLQQLGLKEYEAKCFVALSRIREATAKEISESSEVPRTRVYDAVRILEAQGLVEVQHGSPQLFRSVPVEEAIATLRDQYESRFDTLQDVIEDLDRPAKTENDSVHEVWSLSGTTATANRTHRLIENVDEELFLLVGHPNLVTDDLMESLDDATDRGVSVIVGTEDESVRDAISERVPNAEVFVSELDWLNGTGENANDVKIGRVLLGDRSTILISSIEPETDKERAVYGRGFSNGLVVIIRRLMSTGLLQSADPGKQNDE; encoded by the coding sequence ATGAGTTCGAGCGATTCACACGACAACCGCGACCAAGCAGTCGAATTACTCCAGCAACTCGGGTTGAAGGAGTACGAGGCAAAGTGTTTTGTCGCGCTCTCCCGCATCCGGGAAGCGACAGCGAAAGAGATAAGCGAGAGTTCCGAGGTCCCCCGAACCCGAGTCTACGACGCGGTTCGAATCTTGGAGGCCCAAGGACTCGTGGAGGTCCAGCACGGGAGTCCGCAGTTGTTCCGGTCCGTACCGGTCGAGGAGGCCATCGCAACGCTCCGGGACCAGTACGAATCCCGGTTCGATACGCTCCAAGACGTCATCGAGGACCTCGACCGACCGGCCAAGACCGAAAACGATTCGGTCCACGAAGTGTGGTCGCTCTCGGGAACGACGGCCACTGCCAATCGGACCCACCGGCTCATCGAGAACGTAGACGAAGAACTGTTCCTGCTCGTCGGGCACCCGAATCTCGTCACCGACGACCTGATGGAGAGTCTGGACGACGCGACCGACCGGGGCGTCTCGGTCATCGTCGGGACGGAAGACGAGTCCGTCCGAGACGCGATTAGCGAGCGAGTGCCCAACGCCGAGGTATTCGTCTCGGAACTCGATTGGCTCAACGGGACAGGGGAGAACGCCAACGACGTGAAAATCGGCCGCGTGCTGTTGGGTGACCGCTCCACGATTCTCATCAGTTCTATCGAACCCGAGACCGACAAGGAGCGTGCGGTGTACGGTCGCGGTTTCTCGAACGGACTGGTCGTCATCATCCGTCGCTTGATGTCAACCGGACTGCTTCAATCGGCCGACCCCGGCAAGCAGAACGACGAGTAG
- a CDS encoding chemotaxis protein CheC: protein MKLDVDTLGTFYEMAREGAGLAANRLSSMTDIPARVDVTHLNFTRDAAIARDLSGTEWVGIRVELSDGFGGTSLLLFDAESAETIATAVIDGIPTVTAGTLQESTVTEIAQIMNNGFVDGWANVLDTNIDVSAPTYVSADRPDEFLAGTELTPDEDELAVLFRNNLEAVGEELTFRHYLVPDSETVQRLFQARSEDRAIEFEKLVGFDRIAQRGATQVADNLTQMTGIEMDVDIRRINFISLDAIPSEVSPEPMVGVAFSFAGMPSGYLLFLFDADSARRLVSRSLETETARSLGEFERDAIQELSNVMASGMLDGWANLLDTSIDHSTPAYAHDMGAAVVDPLVVGLGDSQEFAFVFDTRIEAVDTEVDLDIYVIPDEEDLRQALGAFDMSRVAVTQPEASTDLSEQDVDLDYWDTL from the coding sequence ATGAAACTCGACGTGGACACCCTCGGGACGTTCTACGAGATGGCCCGCGAGGGGGCCGGACTGGCCGCGAATCGGTTGAGTTCGATGACCGACATCCCGGCCCGAGTGGACGTGACCCACCTCAACTTCACCCGAGACGCCGCCATCGCGCGGGACCTCTCGGGCACCGAGTGGGTCGGCATCCGGGTCGAACTCTCGGACGGGTTCGGCGGGACCTCGCTTCTGCTGTTCGACGCCGAGAGCGCCGAGACCATCGCCACCGCGGTCATCGACGGCATTCCGACGGTCACGGCGGGGACGCTTCAAGAGAGCACGGTCACCGAAATCGCCCAAATCATGAACAACGGGTTCGTGGACGGGTGGGCCAACGTGCTGGACACGAACATCGACGTGTCGGCCCCGACCTACGTCAGCGCCGACCGGCCCGACGAGTTTCTGGCGGGGACCGAACTGACGCCGGACGAGGACGAACTCGCGGTCCTGTTCCGGAACAACCTCGAAGCAGTGGGCGAGGAGCTAACCTTCCGCCACTACCTCGTTCCCGACTCCGAGACGGTCCAGCGCCTGTTTCAGGCCCGGTCGGAGGACCGCGCCATCGAGTTCGAGAAACTGGTCGGGTTCGACCGCATCGCCCAGCGCGGTGCCACGCAGGTCGCCGACAACCTGACCCAGATGACCGGCATCGAGATGGACGTTGACATCCGGCGCATCAACTTCATCTCGCTCGACGCGATTCCGAGCGAAGTCTCCCCCGAACCGATGGTCGGCGTGGCGTTCAGTTTCGCCGGGATGCCGAGTGGCTACCTGCTGTTCCTGTTCGACGCCGACTCGGCCCGCCGACTCGTGAGTCGGAGCCTCGAAACCGAGACGGCCCGGAGCCTCGGCGAGTTCGAGCGTGACGCGATTCAGGAACTCTCGAACGTGATGGCCAGCGGGATGCTCGACGGGTGGGCCAACCTGCTCGACACCAGCATCGACCACTCGACGCCGGCCTACGCTCACGACATGGGTGCGGCGGTGGTTGACCCCCTCGTCGTCGGATTGGGCGATTCGCAGGAGTTCGCCTTCGTCTTCGACACCCGAATCGAGGCCGTCGATACCGAGGTCGATTTGGACATCTACGTCATCCCCGACGAGGAGGACCTCCGACAGGCCCTCGGCGCGTTCGACATGTCGCGGGTCGCCGTCACCCAACCCGAGGCCTCGACCGACCTCTCCGAGCAGGACGTGGACTTGGACTACTGGGACACACTGTGA
- a CDS encoding chemotaxis protein CheC, protein MTPENDSAGQDSAERDSENGTPPADDRLTVPLETLAVLNWLGDTAISGVESRINDVVDDDLTVTTEQVKIGYADTQTLDSQFHTDQRAGARVLLSKPLVGNVLVTFPMDSANKAAALMLQRAVEDLSSVSTEMGRDALTELCNMMANGFVDEWATLFETTIDTGSPVAVQDPERTLVARILKQYEVGLFIRSRLRIPQHGIDATIYMFPGKEEFVTKISAVGLDVIE, encoded by the coding sequence GTGACGCCCGAGAACGATTCGGCCGGGCAGGACTCGGCCGAGCGAGACAGCGAGAATGGGACTCCTCCCGCCGACGACCGACTCACCGTCCCCCTCGAAACGCTGGCGGTGCTGAACTGGTTGGGCGACACCGCCATCTCGGGCGTCGAATCGCGCATCAACGACGTGGTGGACGACGACCTGACGGTCACGACCGAGCAGGTCAAAATCGGCTACGCAGACACCCAGACCCTCGATTCGCAGTTCCACACCGACCAGCGCGCCGGGGCGAGGGTCCTCCTGAGTAAACCCTTGGTCGGCAACGTGCTGGTCACCTTCCCGATGGACAGCGCGAACAAGGCCGCGGCGCTGATGCTCCAGCGCGCCGTCGAGGACCTCTCATCTGTCTCGACCGAGATGGGCCGGGACGCCCTGACCGAACTCTGCAACATGATGGCAAACGGGTTCGTGGACGAGTGGGCCACGCTGTTCGAGACCACCATCGACACCGGGTCGCCGGTCGCGGTCCAAGACCCCGAGCGAACGCTGGTCGCGCGAATCCTCAAGCAGTACGAGGTCGGCCTGTTCATCCGGTCGAGACTGCGGATTCCCCAGCACGGCATCGACGCGACCATCTACATGTTCCCCGGCAAGGAGGAGTTCGTCACCAAAATCTCGGCGGTGGGTCTCGACGTGATAGAATGA
- a CDS encoding DUF3179 domain-containing protein produces the protein MEGSSRRTFVAAAGVALSGFAGCIGRAGPGAGAQDDEETTPTTTASRPTQQGIPVADDRLPVEYDFEKLREEVLSGGPPKDGIPSIDEPKFRDAGKADDELRPEDVVFGLVRNGEVRAYPQRILVHHEIVNDVVGDEPVSVTYCPLTGTAMGFERGETTFGVSGKLVNNNLVMYDRETDSRWPQVLATAISGTFEGESLREFRLVWTTWDRWKAVHPETAVLSTDTGHVRNYDNDPYGSYVPNRSGYYVRDSPLFPPLGSDGRLPNKRVVMGSRTGSGRIAFDKSVLREEGLLSGEVGGTPHLAVYDSALDTGYVYRNPEGASFGREEGAQGQVVAGDGTSYDPANLPLDRVYAFDAMWFAWSGFYPSTELVGSASESPNADAGLVG, from the coding sequence ATGGAAGGGAGTTCGAGGAGGACGTTCGTAGCCGCGGCCGGAGTCGCGCTCTCGGGGTTCGCGGGGTGCATCGGCAGAGCAGGACCGGGAGCAGGTGCGCAGGACGACGAGGAGACGACACCGACGACCACGGCGAGCAGACCGACCCAACAGGGCATCCCGGTCGCAGACGACCGACTGCCGGTCGAATACGACTTCGAGAAACTCCGTGAGGAGGTCCTCTCGGGCGGGCCGCCCAAAGACGGCATCCCGTCCATCGACGAGCCGAAATTCCGGGACGCCGGGAAGGCCGACGACGAACTGCGCCCCGAGGACGTGGTGTTCGGACTGGTTCGGAACGGCGAGGTCAGGGCCTATCCACAGCGCATTCTGGTCCATCACGAAATCGTCAACGACGTGGTTGGCGACGAACCGGTGTCCGTCACCTACTGTCCCCTGACCGGGACCGCGATGGGGTTCGAGCGCGGCGAGACGACCTTCGGCGTTTCGGGCAAGTTGGTGAACAACAACCTCGTGATGTACGACCGTGAGACCGATAGCCGGTGGCCGCAGGTGCTTGCGACCGCGATTTCGGGCACCTTCGAGGGCGAATCCCTGCGGGAGTTCCGACTGGTCTGGACGACGTGGGACCGCTGGAAGGCGGTCCACCCCGAGACGGCGGTCCTTTCGACCGACACCGGCCACGTCCGGAACTACGACAACGACCCCTACGGTTCCTACGTCCCGAACCGGAGCGGCTACTACGTCCGGGACTCGCCGCTGTTCCCGCCGCTGGGGTCGGACGGCCGCCTTCCGAACAAGCGCGTCGTGATGGGTTCGCGGACCGGTTCGGGCCGGATTGCGTTCGACAAGTCGGTCCTGCGCGAGGAGGGCCTGCTCTCGGGCGAAGTCGGCGGGACTCCCCATCTGGCGGTCTACGATTCGGCGCTCGACACCGGCTACGTCTACCGGAACCCAGAGGGCGCGTCGTTCGGCCGCGAGGAAGGAGCGCAGGGGCAGGTCGTCGCGGGCGATGGAACGAGCTACGACCCCGCGAACCTGCCGCTCGACCGGGTGTACGCCTTCGACGCGATGTGGTTCGCGTGGTCGGGGTTCTACCCGAGTACGGAACTGGTCGGGTCCGCCAGCGAGTCGCCGAACGCCGACGCGGGGCTGGTCGGGTGA
- a CDS encoding chemotaxis protein CheW, with translation MSGDLSNAGTIQAPGDRREWVEFVNFNLGNESYALELGRVEQILADPDVTEVPQTGRTIAGVTNLGSEIPVVVEGRALLELPERPVAAEPTLLLLDRDDARPTGLLVDEVVGIEAHNVETVAPPGAVEDWSLPVGPRWFRAVVEDPDRAGQPIGVFDLDAIVREARGQS, from the coding sequence ATGAGCGGCGACCTGTCGAACGCCGGGACGATACAGGCCCCCGGCGACCGGCGCGAGTGGGTCGAGTTCGTGAACTTCAACCTCGGCAACGAGAGCTACGCCCTCGAACTCGGCCGCGTCGAGCAGATTCTGGCCGACCCGGACGTGACCGAGGTGCCCCAGACCGGCCGGACCATCGCAGGGGTGACGAATCTCGGGAGCGAGATTCCGGTCGTGGTCGAAGGCCGGGCGCTGTTGGAACTCCCCGAGCGCCCAGTGGCCGCAGAGCCGACTCTCCTCCTGCTGGACCGCGACGACGCCCGGCCGACCGGCCTGCTGGTGGACGAGGTAGTCGGCATCGAGGCCCACAACGTCGAGACGGTGGCTCCTCCGGGTGCGGTCGAGGACTGGTCGCTCCCGGTCGGTCCGCGGTGGTTCCGCGCCGTGGTCGAGGACCCGGACCGAGCGGGCCAGCCAATCGGGGTGTTCGACCTCGACGCAATCGTCCGCGAGGCGAGGGGGCAATCGTGA
- a CDS encoding response regulator, translating into MKTGILIVDDSEFMRQRVKSALADDEYRIVAEAPNGAWAIQKYKENADDIDLILMDIVMRKANGLKATAAIKKLDDDVRVIMCTSVGQRQKIQLAARAGADAYITKPFEDDELTDAIDGVVA; encoded by the coding sequence ATGAAGACCGGGATTCTCATCGTGGACGACTCGGAGTTCATGCGACAGCGGGTCAAGAGCGCCTTGGCGGACGACGAGTACCGCATCGTCGCCGAAGCGCCGAACGGAGCGTGGGCCATCCAGAAGTACAAGGAGAACGCCGACGACATCGACTTGATTCTGATGGACATCGTGATGCGGAAGGCAAACGGCCTGAAGGCCACCGCCGCCATCAAGAAACTGGACGACGACGTGCGGGTCATCATGTGTACCAGCGTCGGCCAGCGCCAGAAGATACAGTTGGCCGCGCGGGCCGGGGCCGACGCCTACATCACGAAACCGTTCGAGGACGACGAGCTAACCGACGCCATCGACGGGGTGGTCGCCTGA